The Microplitis mediator isolate UGA2020A chromosome 8, iyMicMedi2.1, whole genome shotgun sequence genome has a window encoding:
- the LOC130673533 gene encoding uncharacterized protein LOC130673533, with protein MYSWGISFFVKRVQSLPRQAYIEDLPENRRLSPETHKMAVNVMDLKCSKKHLQNKIMLEKNVKIRIKDLSNIQMKNKDLATNDLHAVEKILKSKGADVHIFHKNKQYQGIYFSTHSMRSFFRAWPEVVFLDGTYKLFNTNLSLMLLLVEDSDDLSEIAGVALLAHEDYLSMKWFLETFKNENRKACSRINCFMTDKHLVERKVLKELFPNA; from the exons ATGTATTCATGGGGAATAAGTTTTTTTGTGAAGCGTGTTCAGAGTTTACCTCGTCAG GCGTATATAGAAGATCTACCTGAAAACAGGCGGTTGTCGCCAGAAACTCATAAAATGGCTGTAAACGTTATGGACTTAAAGTGTTCTAAGAAACATctgcaaaataaaattatgcttgaaaaaaatgttaaaattcggataaaagatttatcaaatattcaaatgaaaaataaagatttagcGACTAACGACTTACACGccgtagaaaaaatattaaaatctaaGG GTGCTGATGTTcatatttttcacaaaaataaaCAGTATCAAGGAATTTACTTTTCAACTCATAGTATGAGATCTTTTTTCCGAGCGTGGCCCGAGGTCGTCTTTTTGGACGGGacttataaactttttaacaCTAATTTATCTTTGATGCTCTTGCTTGTTGAAGATTCGGACGACTTAAGCGAAATAGCTGGTGTGGCTTTATTGGCTCATGAAGATTATCTATCAATGAAATGGTTTCTTGAGAcctttaaaaatgaaaaccgAAAAGCATGCAGTAGAATCAATTGTTTTATGACCGATAAACATCTTGTTGAACGTAAAGTTTTGAAGGAATTATTTCCTAATGCTTGA